The Cetobacterium somerae sequence TTAAAAAAATTGCTAATAAATATAATGAGTTAAAAAATAGAGGAGTTTAATATGTGAAGTATGGTATGTATCTTGTCATGGGATTTAGTCATGTCACAGGGTACATTGCTCAAATAGAAAAAAAGTTAGAATCAAATAAAACTTATAAGTGTATAATTATTTGTGGAGAAAGTCAGATAAATTTTACAAAACTTTATTTAAAAGAGTTTTTAGATAGAATTGTTTTGAGAGAAATTCTAACAGATATTGGTTTAATAAATAAAATTAATAGTTTAGAAGTGGATAAGGAAAAGTTAGAGTACAAGTTAAAAAAACTTATAAAATCTTGGAATATTTTAATAAAAGAAGAAATAAATTTTTTGAAAAACTATAAAATAAGCAATATTTTTGTGATATATCTCCAATTGGAGTTTTAGTTATTAAAAAAGCGAATAAAAAAGTAAATTTAATAAGTAATTTTACTTGGTATCAACAATATAAATATTTAAAGTTAGATAGATTAGTAGATAATTTATATATTTATCCATTAAATTTTTCATACATGAATCCTAGAATAATAAAAATGGATTTTATTTGTAGAAAAATAGATAATAAAAAAATTCAAGAGATAAAAGAAAAATATGGACATTCTATTTTCATATCTTGTGGTAAATCAGCTCAACTTGAAAAAATAACCATAAGAAATTTTAAAGGAACAGTTTTTACAACAAGTGGAATAGATGTAGAAAATAGAGATGGAGTAGTTGTAAAATTACAGTTAGATATATTAGATACTCAAAGTTATATAGGAGCATCAGAGTTTGTTATAACAAAAGCTGGATGGGTAACTATTGCAGAGTGTATTTGTAATAAAACAAAAATGATTTTATTAGAAAGAGATGGAGTATTAGAGGATACTCATATAATAAATGAACTAAAAAAAAAATCGAATGCAAAATCTATAAAATTTGAAGAGTTGATAGAGTTAGATTATTTAAAAATAAAGTTTTAAGGAGTTGAAAATGAAAGGAATAATACTAGCAGGAGGATCTGGAACAAGACTGTATCCCGTAACAAAAGCAATTAGTAAGCAAATAACACCGATTTATGACAAGCCACTAATTTATTATCCTCTATCTGTTTTAATGTTAGCAGGAATTAAAGATATTTTAGTTATATCTACTCCTAGGGATATTGGAACTTTTGAGGAGTTACTAGGTAATGGAAGTGATTTAGGACTTAAAATAGAATATGCTATTCAGGAACATCCAAATGGTCTTGCAGAAGCATTTATAATAGGAGAAAATTTTATAGGAAATGATTCGTGTGCATTAGTTCTTGGAGATAATATGTTCTACGGTCATGGACTTACAGGAATAGTTAAAGAAGCTGCTAAAAGAGAAATAGGAGCTACAATATTTGGTTACTATGTAAATAATCCTAAATCTTTTGGTGTAGTAGAGTTTGATGAAACTGGTAAAGCTATATCTTTAGAGGAGAAACCAGAGAAACCAAAATCTAACTTTGCAATTCCAGGATTATATTTTTATGACAATACTGTTGTAGAAAAAGCTAAAGCTGTTAAGCCATCTCATAGAGGAGAGCTAGAGATAACAACATTAAATGAAATGTATTTAAATGAAGGGACTTTAAATGTGTTAAGCTTAGGAAGAGGAATGGCTTGGCTTGATACAGGAACTCATGATGGTCTTTTAGAAGCATCTAATTTTGTAAAAACAATTCAAAGTAGACAAGGAGTAATGGTAGCTTGTTTAGAAGAGATTGCTTATAAAAATGGATGGGTATCTAAAGAGAAGATAGAGGAGTTAGCAAAACCATTGTTAAAATCACATTATGGTGAATATCTAATGAATCTAATAAAGGAGTAGTCATGAGTAAATTTAAAAGAGTTGAAACAGGAATAAAAGATTTAATAGTAATAGAGCCAACTGTATTTGGAGATAACAGAGGATTTTTTATGGAGAGTTACTCTAAAAAAGATTTCTCTGAAATAGGAATGGATGTTGAGTTTGTTCAAGATAATCACTCAAAATCTAAAAAAGGTGTATTGAGAGGATTACATTTTCAAACGCAACATGTTCAAGGAAAATTAGTTAGAGTTACAGCTGGATCTGTTTTAGATGTAGCGGTAGATCTTAGAAAAGATAGCCCTACTTTTGGAAAGCACTATTTAGTAGAGTTAACAGCAGACAATAAAAAGATGTTTTATATTCCACCAGGGTTTGCTCATGGATTTTTAACATTAGAGGATAACACTGAGTTTCAATATAAGTGTACAGACTATTATGCTCCAGAGTTTGATTCAGGAGTGTTATGGAATGATTCTGATATAGGAATAGAGTGGAACTTTGAAAAATATGGATTATCAGTAGAGGAAATTTTACTTTCTGATAAAGATAAGAAGCAGCAAACACTTAAAGAGTTTATAGAAAGTGGTGTGGTAATAGGATGATACTGATTACTGGAGCCAATGGACAATTAGGGTATGATTTTCAAAGAATTTTTAAAGAAAGAAATTTAGATTTTATAGCAACTGACTATAAAGAACTGGATATTACAAATATAGAGGCAGTGAGAGAGTTTGTAAAAGATAAAAATATAAATCTTATTATAAACTGTGCTGCTTATAACAATGTTGATAAAGCAGAGCAAGAAATAGAGATGTGTTATAAACTAAACGCTGCAGCACCAAGAGATTTAGCATTAGTAGCTAAAGAGATAGGAGCAGATTATATAACATACTCGACAGACTTTGTTTTTGATGGAAGTAAGAATATTCCATACACAGAAGAGGATATTCCAAAGCCACTTTCTGTGTATTCAGAAGCTAAAGCAGAAGGTGAAAAGTTAGTATTAGAGGTTTATGATAAAAGTTTTGTAGTAAGAACATCTTGGGTATTTGGAATAGCTAATAACAACTTTAACAAACAAGTTATAAACTGGAGTAAGTCTAGAGATATTTTAGGAATAGTTGATGATCAAGTATCAGTTCCTACATACTCATATGATTTAGCATTATACTCATTAAAACTTCTTGAAACTAAAAAGTATGGGTTATATCACCTAAGTAATAGCGGAGTAGCTTCAAAATATGATCAAGCAAAGTATGTTTTAGATTCTATTGGATGGAAAGGAACTCTAAACAGAGCTAAAAGTAGTGACTTTATATTACCAGCTAAAAGAGCTGAATATTCAAAGCTTGATAGTAGTAAAATAGAGACAGTTATAGGAGAGAAAATTCCAACTTGGGAAAGTGGAATAGATAGATTCCTAAATGAGATGAGAGAGAAGGGGGAACTTTAATGAAAACTTACTTAGTAACAGGTGGAGCAGGTTTTATTGGTGCAAACTTTGTTAAATATATGTTAGAAAAGCATGAAGATATAAAGTTAGTTGTATTAGATAAACTGACTTATGCTGGAAATCTTGGAACAATAAGAGAAGAATTAAAAGACTCTAGAGTTTCTTTTGTTAAAGGTGATATTTGTAATAGAGAACTAGTTGAAAACATATTTATGCAACATGATGTTGATTTTGTTGTAAACTTTGCAGCAGAGAGCCATGTGGATAGAAGTATAGAAAATCCTCAGATATTCTTAGAGACAAATATACTTGGAACGCAAAACCTAATGGAAGTTGCTAAAAATTTTTGGACAGTTGGAAAAGATAGCAATGGATATCCAATCTATAAAGAAGGAAAAAAATTCCATCATGTTTCAACAGATGAGGTATATGGAAGTTTAAGTAAAGACTTTGATATTCCAAGAGAGTTAATTTTAGATGAAGCAGTAGCTGCAATTGCAACTGGAAGAACTAACCTTCAAACTTATGGAGAGAAGATGTTTACAGAAAGTACTCCACTAGATCCAAGAAGTCCA is a genomic window containing:
- the rfbA gene encoding glucose-1-phosphate thymidylyltransferase RfbA, encoding MKGIILAGGSGTRLYPVTKAISKQITPIYDKPLIYYPLSVLMLAGIKDILVISTPRDIGTFEELLGNGSDLGLKIEYAIQEHPNGLAEAFIIGENFIGNDSCALVLGDNMFYGHGLTGIVKEAAKREIGATIFGYYVNNPKSFGVVEFDETGKAISLEEKPEKPKSNFAIPGLYFYDNTVVEKAKAVKPSHRGELEITTLNEMYLNEGTLNVLSLGRGMAWLDTGTHDGLLEASNFVKTIQSRQGVMVACLEEIAYKNGWVSKEKIEELAKPLLKSHYGEYLMNLIKE
- the rfbC gene encoding dTDP-4-dehydrorhamnose 3,5-epimerase, translating into MSKFKRVETGIKDLIVIEPTVFGDNRGFFMESYSKKDFSEIGMDVEFVQDNHSKSKKGVLRGLHFQTQHVQGKLVRVTAGSVLDVAVDLRKDSPTFGKHYLVELTADNKKMFYIPPGFAHGFLTLEDNTEFQYKCTDYYAPEFDSGVLWNDSDIGIEWNFEKYGLSVEEILLSDKDKKQQTLKEFIESGVVIG
- the rfbD gene encoding dTDP-4-dehydrorhamnose reductase gives rise to the protein MILITGANGQLGYDFQRIFKERNLDFIATDYKELDITNIEAVREFVKDKNINLIINCAAYNNVDKAEQEIEMCYKLNAAAPRDLALVAKEIGADYITYSTDFVFDGSKNIPYTEEDIPKPLSVYSEAKAEGEKLVLEVYDKSFVVRTSWVFGIANNNFNKQVINWSKSRDILGIVDDQVSVPTYSYDLALYSLKLLETKKYGLYHLSNSGVASKYDQAKYVLDSIGWKGTLNRAKSSDFILPAKRAEYSKLDSSKIETVIGEKIPTWESGIDRFLNEMREKGEL